The Gadus macrocephalus chromosome 13, ASM3116895v1 genome includes a window with the following:
- the LOC132470656 gene encoding intermediate filament protein ON3-like translates to MSRSFSAKSYSGPSSRNTVVSRSIRSGSGGFGNNQGSSFSVRSSNYGGVGSGFSSGGGFASGGGSFSSGGGSYGGGAGYMNQTITPVTVNQSLLAPVSVDIDPLIQAVRTQEKDQIKTLNNRFASFIDKVRFLEQQNKMLETKWKLLQEQTTAHSNIDAMFEAYISNLRRQLDGLGNEKMKMEGELRNMQGNVEDFKNKYEDEINKRAAAENEFVLLKKDVDGAYMNKVELEAKVDALQDEINFLRAIYETELRELQSQIKDTSVIVEMDNSRSLDMDSIVAEVRAQYEDIANRSRAEAEDWYKQKYEEMSTSAGQYGEDLRSTKAEMAELNRMIARLQNEIDSVKTQRASLEAQIAEAEERGELAVKDAKLRIRDLEDALQRAKQDMARQVREYQELMNVKLALDIEIATYRKLLEGEEDRLTAGGPTHTVHVQQTSGSNYASANSGGSFGYGGGSSGFGGSSGYGGSIGGGYGSSSGGGATIIKSSSSSVSRRQY, encoded by the exons ATGAGCAGAAGCTTCAGCGCCAAGTCCTACTCTGGACCATCTTCCAGGAACACCGTGGTGTCCCGCAGCATCCGTTCCGGGTCTGGAGGCTTTGGCAACAACCAGGGCAGTAGCTTCAGTGTCAGAAGCTCCAACTATGGTGGAGTCGGCAGTGGGTTCAGCAGCGGTGGCGGCTTTGCCAGCGGTGGTGGTTCATTCTCCAGCGGTGGCGGGTCATATGGCGGCGGCGCCGGTTACATGAACCAGACCATCACACCTGTGACAGTCAACCAGAGCCTCCTGGCCCCCGTCAGCGTGGACATCGACCCCCTGATCCAGGCCGTCCGCACCCAGGAGAAGGACCAGATCAAGACCCTGAACAACCGCTTCGCCTCCTTCATCGACAAG GTGCGCTTCTTGGAGCAGCAGAACAAGATGCTGGAGACCAAGTGGAAGCTGCTCCAGGAACAGACCACCGCACACTCCAACATCGACGCCATGTTTGAGGCCTACATCTCCAACCTGCGCAGACAGCTCGACGGCCTGGGCAATGAGAAGatgaagatggagggagagctgAGGAACATGCAGGGAAATGTGGAGGACTTCAAGAACAA GTATGAAGATGAAATCAACAAGCGTGCCGCAGCTGAGAATGAGTTTGTGCTGCTGAAGAAG GATGTCGATGGTGCCTACATGAACAAGGTCGAGTTGGAGGCTAAGGTTGACGCACTTCAGGATGAGATCAACTTCCTCCGGGCCATCTATGAGACC GAGCTCCGTGAGCTGCAGAGCCAGATCAAGGACACCTCAGTCATCGTGGAGATGGACAACAGCAGGAGCCTGGACATGGACTCCATCGTCGCCGAAGTGCGGGCTCAGTATGAGGACATCGCCAACCGCAGCAGAGCAGAGGCCGAGGACTGGTACAAACAGAAG TACGAGGAGATGTCGACCTCTGCTGGCCAGTACGGGGAGGACCTTCGCTCGACAAAGGCTGAGATGGCTGAGCTGAACCGCATGATCGCCCGCCTTCAGAACGAAATCGATTCCGTCAAGACACAG AGGGCTTCTCTGGAAGCACAGATCGCAGAGGCTGAGGAGCGCGGTGAGCTGGCAGTGAAGGACGCCAAGCTCCGCATCAGAGATCTGGAGGATGCCCTCCAGAGAGCCAAGCAGGACATGGCCCGCCAGGTGCGCGAGTACCAGGAGCTGATGAACGTCAAGCTGGCCCTGGACATTGAGATCGCCACCTACAGGAAGCTcctggaaggagaggaggacag GCTGACAGCTGGTGGCCCCACTCACACAGTCCACGTGCAGCAGACCAGTGGCAGCA ACTACGCCAGCGCCAACTCCGGCGGCAGCTTCGGGTACGGTGGTGGCAGCAGCGGCTTTGGTGGCAGCAGCGGCTATGGTGGTAGCATCGGCGGTGGATATGGCTccagcagtggtggtggtgccacCATCATCAAATCCTCCAGCTCATCCGTGAGCAGGAGGCAATATTAA